The Thermococcus thermotolerans genome contains a region encoding:
- a CDS encoding cob(I)yrinic acid a,c-diamide adenosyltransferase — MPITTKTGDRGLTGLFTGDRVAKFSPIMDANGTIDELDSFLGEAKHYVPEEMAEILEKIQVQLYDLMAELASKGKHAKVNEEDVRWLEGLIHRYEKEVQLKVFVLPGSTVASAKLDICRTIARRAERKVAKLVLDYGFGNNALVYLNRLSDLLFIMARTIEKREGKLKEVR; from the coding sequence ATGCCGATAACGACCAAAACGGGTGATAGGGGTTTGACCGGCCTCTTCACCGGCGACCGCGTTGCGAAGTTCTCTCCCATCATGGACGCCAACGGCACAATAGACGAGCTGGACAGCTTTCTCGGTGAGGCCAAGCACTACGTCCCCGAAGAGATGGCAGAGATCCTCGAAAAAATCCAGGTTCAGCTCTACGACCTTATGGCGGAGCTGGCGAGCAAGGGAAAACACGCAAAAGTCAATGAAGAGGACGTTAGGTGGCTCGAAGGGCTTATCCATAGATACGAAAAGGAAGTTCAGCTTAAGGTCTTCGTCCTTCCGGGCTCTACCGTCGCCAGTGCCAAGCTGGACATCTGCAGAACAATAGCAAGAAGGGCCGAGAGAAAGGTCGCAAAGCTTGTCCTTGACTACGGCTTTGGGAATAACGCCCTCGTCTACCTCAACAGGCTCAGCGACCTTCTCTTCATAATGGCCAGAACGATAGAGAAGAGGGAAGGCAAGCTGAAGGAGGTCAGGTAA
- a CDS encoding MFS transporter, with amino-acid sequence MLDTGLGRNFWLYTVGRWISQAGWVIQDVAVPLYVLDQTGSGAMMSVFIMAELIPRLLLNPIAGVIGDRYNRKHLMVGFDLARGILLFGVIALGMLDLGSLLIVQVLMSVMGTFFSAGITGMFPDLVEKERLAQANSVLQMGGQVLRIVGPIVGGVIYAFGGIKLALLINAASFFGSGLFDVLIEYPWETRSISSIREVWEDMAEGFRFIKASRPVVLLMVYAIILNTLLNPVFTLLIPYMTRVVLGLSAVQFGSVGTAATVGALAGNLLIAGKLKERSENLLFKAMFGQLTLMLLLAVLPSLGDAAYPLLLVLLSMAGLCNVLVNVPLFTKLQKAVPGELRSRVFSAFETAVMATTPLGMAIAGPLLDRIGPVPLIVATVVPSMLVSLYYLRFKELLLGIGFEKGPDEVVG; translated from the coding sequence ATGCTCGACACAGGACTGGGCCGGAACTTCTGGCTCTATACCGTGGGTCGGTGGATATCTCAGGCCGGCTGGGTTATCCAGGATGTCGCCGTTCCGCTGTACGTGCTCGATCAGACCGGCAGCGGAGCGATGATGAGCGTCTTCATAATGGCCGAGCTGATACCGAGGCTCCTGCTGAATCCAATAGCCGGGGTTATAGGGGACCGCTACAACAGAAAACACCTGATGGTGGGGTTTGACCTCGCGAGGGGAATCCTCCTCTTTGGGGTTATAGCCCTCGGTATGCTTGACTTGGGGAGCCTGCTCATAGTCCAGGTGCTGATGAGCGTGATGGGGACGTTCTTTTCTGCAGGCATAACCGGGATGTTCCCGGACTTGGTCGAAAAGGAGAGGCTGGCCCAGGCGAACTCAGTACTCCAGATGGGCGGACAGGTTCTGAGGATAGTCGGCCCAATAGTGGGAGGAGTAATCTACGCGTTTGGTGGGATTAAACTTGCCCTCCTCATAAACGCGGCCAGCTTCTTTGGTTCGGGACTGTTTGATGTCCTGATTGAATATCCCTGGGAAACGCGGAGCATCTCAAGCATCCGTGAGGTCTGGGAGGACATGGCCGAGGGGTTCCGGTTTATAAAGGCCTCCAGGCCGGTTGTTCTCCTGATGGTCTACGCCATAATACTCAACACCCTACTGAATCCCGTTTTCACTTTGCTCATCCCGTACATGACCAGGGTCGTCCTCGGGCTTTCGGCCGTTCAGTTCGGGAGCGTTGGAACCGCAGCGACGGTAGGGGCTCTGGCAGGGAACCTCCTCATAGCCGGGAAGCTCAAGGAGCGCTCCGAGAACCTTCTCTTCAAGGCGATGTTCGGACAGCTCACACTCATGCTCCTCTTAGCCGTCCTCCCGTCCCTGGGAGATGCCGCTTATCCACTCCTCCTCGTCCTGCTGTCCATGGCCGGCCTGTGCAATGTCCTCGTCAATGTTCCCCTGTTCACGAAGCTCCAGAAGGCCGTCCCGGGGGAGCTGCGCTCAAGGGTGTTTTCGGCCTTTGAGACCGCGGTAATGGCAACGACGCCCCTGGGGATGGCCATAGCCGGCCCCCTCCTGGATAGGATTGGGCCCGTCCCGCTGATAGTCGCCACGGTGGTGCCGAGCATGCTGGTTTCCCTGTACTACCTTCGCTTTAAGGAACTCCTGCTGGGCATTGGCTTTGAAAAAGGCCCCGATGAGGTGGTGGGATGA
- a CDS encoding DUF4097 domain-containing protein, translated as MIFENVREVELNTVGAQVKIEGWENNYVEVNYVLHGEVNVSVEQRGSRLIIREEQKKKFFNLVRNSGWAEIGVRVPKGVVVKARNVNGEITARGVRLTEATTVNGTVELEECEAEFLKSVNGGINAHLVTAGPLRASTVNGKISLTIEELEDDIEVSAVNGDVMIRLSDFCDARIVASRVNGEVRLVGIDPDDPVVGAGTYRVKASTVNGGVRVELI; from the coding sequence ATGATATTTGAAAACGTCCGGGAAGTTGAACTGAACACCGTTGGTGCCCAGGTGAAGATTGAAGGGTGGGAAAACAATTACGTGGAAGTGAACTACGTCCTCCACGGGGAAGTTAACGTGAGCGTTGAGCAGAGGGGGAGCAGGCTCATCATAAGGGAAGAACAGAAAAAGAAGTTCTTCAACCTAGTTAGGAATTCTGGATGGGCCGAGATAGGGGTCAGGGTTCCCAAGGGCGTGGTTGTGAAGGCCAGGAACGTGAACGGAGAGATAACCGCCCGCGGTGTTCGGCTGACCGAAGCCACAACGGTCAACGGAACGGTTGAGCTTGAAGAATGCGAGGCGGAGTTTCTGAAGTCCGTAAACGGTGGAATAAATGCCCACCTGGTAACAGCTGGCCCTCTCAGGGCCTCAACGGTGAACGGAAAAATATCCCTGACCATCGAGGAGCTTGAGGACGACATCGAGGTCAGTGCCGTCAACGGGGACGTGATGATTCGGCTCTCCGACTTCTGTGATGCGAGGATAGTCGCCAGCAGGGTCAACGGGGAAGTGAGGCTCGTTGGTATTGACCCCGATGACCCTGTAGTCGGTGCCGGAACGTACAGGGTAAAGGCGAGCACCGTGAACGGCGGGGTAAGGGTTGAGCTCATTTGA
- a CDS encoding ArsR/SmtB family transcription factor, giving the protein MEDLRVQLEELKKRLEVLEESIDPVDEVMLSIKMRLRRKLEGGALPEIDEEKAAKTLKALANPDRIRILKMLSERPMGFKEIKEALGVESPTVSHHLKLLVRTRMVRRADKYEISPDGRLFLRLLEIITALEEVEE; this is encoded by the coding sequence ATGGAGGATCTCAGAGTTCAGCTCGAAGAGCTGAAGAAAAGGCTGGAGGTGCTGGAGGAGAGCATTGACCCGGTGGATGAGGTCATGCTCTCCATAAAGATGCGCCTCCGGCGAAAACTTGAGGGGGGAGCCCTGCCGGAGATTGATGAAGAGAAGGCCGCGAAGACCCTCAAGGCCCTCGCCAATCCCGACAGGATAAGGATACTCAAGATGCTCTCCGAGAGGCCCATGGGCTTCAAGGAGATAAAGGAAGCGCTCGGGGTGGAAAGCCCCACCGTTTCCCACCACCTGAAACTCCTCGTGAGAACCCGGATGGTGAGGCGGGCGGACAAGTACGAGATATCGCCTGACGGACGTTTGTTTTTGCGCTTGCTTGAGATAATAACCGCCCTTGAGGAGGTGGAAGAATGA
- a CDS encoding AbrB/MazE/SpoVT family DNA-binding domain-containing protein produces the protein MGEILGVSVLSSKGTVTIPKKVRDLLRLSRGDLIIFKLTDNGDIVIKRGDEIE, from the coding sequence ATGGGAGAGATTTTGGGAGTTTCAGTTCTCTCAAGTAAGGGGACTGTAACGATTCCTAAAAAAGTTAGAGACCTTCTAAGATTATCCAGGGGAGATTTAATTATCTTCAAGTTAACAGATAATGGTGATATTGTAATAAAAAGGGGTGATGAGATTGAGTAA
- a CDS encoding DNA-methyltransferase — translation MRLSKKYNKIYHMDCLKGMRELLDDGEVDVVVTSPPYNLGIKYNKYEDNLPREKYLKWMEDVGKEIKRVLKDEGSFFLNIGYTNKDPWIAWEVAFRLKKHFVLQNVIHWVKSIAIQKEDVGNYPNILGDIAVGHYKPVNSKRYLSIMHEYIFHFTKKGNVELDKLAIGVPYQDKSNIKRWKSAKADLRDRGNVWFIPYETIKSREKQRPHPATFPTKLPEMCIKLHGLSRTKLVLDPFMGLGSTAVAAVRLGVNYIGFEIDDYYIKVAEERVAKEKQLLQNKSQVKYQKTEKSSKTKTITEFI, via the coding sequence ATGAGATTGAGTAAAAAATACAACAAAATATATCACATGGACTGTCTTAAAGGAATGCGCGAATTGCTGGATGACGGAGAAGTCGATGTTGTCGTGACATCACCTCCGTATAACCTAGGGATTAAGTACAACAAATATGAAGACAATCTCCCACGAGAGAAATACTTAAAATGGATGGAAGATGTTGGAAAGGAGATAAAAAGGGTCCTAAAGGATGAGGGCTCATTCTTTTTGAACATAGGATATACAAACAAGGATCCGTGGATTGCGTGGGAAGTGGCATTTAGACTAAAAAAGCATTTTGTCTTACAAAATGTTATTCATTGGGTAAAGTCTATTGCCATCCAAAAAGAAGATGTTGGAAACTATCCTAATATTCTTGGCGATATTGCAGTTGGTCATTACAAACCGGTCAACAGCAAGAGATACTTGAGTATTATGCACGAATATATATTCCATTTTACAAAGAAAGGTAATGTTGAATTAGATAAACTTGCGATTGGTGTTCCATATCAAGATAAAAGCAACATTAAAAGATGGAAGAGTGCTAAAGCCGATTTAAGAGACCGAGGAAATGTCTGGTTTATTCCGTATGAAACAATTAAATCCCGAGAAAAACAAAGACCTCACCCTGCTACATTTCCCACAAAACTTCCCGAAATGTGTATAAAACTTCATGGGCTTAGTCGAACAAAGTTAGTCCTTGATCCCTTTATGGGGTTAGGTAGTACTGCTGTTGCGGCAGTAAGGCTGGGAGTGAACTATATTGGCTTTGAAATCGATGACTATTATATCAAAGTTGCTGAAGAGAGAGTAGCAAAAGAGAAGCAACTGCTTCAAAATAAATCCCAAGTTAAATATCAAAAAACGGAAAAATCTTCAAAAACAAAAACAATTACGGAGTTCATATAA
- a CDS encoding PadR family transcriptional regulator: MGEDVERRIIKGLFTVPLKNIILVIVGLKGEAHGYEILKELEKFAIGLWKPSHSNLYTLLNKMVEDGLLEPREEYRGRVRRVKYSLTEKGWDYLKTSNDLALRVLYTSVNYHEALKKKLEEMELKMPMDRETVKTYLELLKRIRDILDEEIRTIESKLG, translated from the coding sequence ATGGGGGAAGACGTGGAGCGGAGGATAATCAAGGGGCTCTTCACGGTTCCGCTGAAGAACATCATACTTGTCATCGTCGGCCTGAAGGGAGAAGCTCATGGCTATGAGATTCTCAAGGAGCTTGAGAAGTTCGCCATCGGGCTCTGGAAGCCCAGTCACAGCAATCTGTACACTCTCCTCAACAAGATGGTCGAAGACGGGCTTTTGGAGCCGAGGGAGGAGTATCGCGGGAGGGTCAGGCGGGTAAAGTACAGCCTCACCGAGAAGGGCTGGGACTACCTGAAAACCTCCAACGACCTCGCCTTGAGGGTTCTGTACACCTCCGTGAACTACCATGAGGCTCTGAAGAAGAAGCTCGAGGAGATGGAGCTTAAGATGCCGATGGACAGGGAGACCGTCAAGACCTACCTGGAGCTTCTCAAGAGGATACGCGACATACTGGATGAGGAGATAAGGACGATAGAGTCAAAGCTTGGTTGA
- a CDS encoding MMPL family transporter, producing MAWNDWIVKHAKAIVALWIIAVIAAMPLAAKLADVTNYSMDQFLPKDVESVKVQDTLAKEFPEFSTSDNQTYMIVSGVDVNDPATREAYERFKAEANSYGSDFTSYYDAVDMLHNRSYEIALNLTKTAANLTGLLYISAINASNAYGALLSQVENLSEQVKTLNGTVPQLARAYLALEANLTVLYNQSLALRSAINETDKAYVALHENLTGASEQLKALNSTIAGLNVGLYNLSDNYAGTYLGTIGAYDALVQAGAYGRGLDQATAQAIAEKLGVPVEFVYAVYNSTYPAYSTYGAGAITDGFLANVTKAMVLGHVGDPMDKQLAEAYSIAFYQGVVAFDGKAGSDYALINLGKNAAKPVEEIAGEALNNLPGIIGKAGGSYEVPGFGEVPAETLAYIVNVSISLGRNPAPPAIENATIEVAKAIMAGSPLLEMPNPDEVLRTLLVYGPTMELEESLLVGALKDKLPVEQRALAEPMARIVVSFDANATGVLAENPALLKKGTVSLLAEVLKESGVGLPESVIGKVYDSSGNVRPVARELLIPETAERVGDEETARVIVDAVLKNPRELAGGVGVKETVREIITALAGDVPVDIGKAVDGVYAGKSPEEIAYTLFEQGVDEKLASVSAPEEVKETLREIMLTVARDYPMSDSRIEALVREEAVKLVEKLIREIDLGVPLHINATRLVEIAFKFRDDPGAITREDVKPIEEQVYPSIYSLAESYIGMLKSPDNRTMLILFVPKGLEGVSDLEKQSKAQYESSLEAKGIALREFGKVSPEVKAYVTGTPIQTYEAIKYGKEDNDKTTKFSIAGALLVLLVLMGAALLATLLPFTGVATATLTALGILYLLAKGDYLDVGSWAQMLTVTTALGLGIDYSTYYLHRFREYLAEGYDHSKAASEALKRAKDAVLASASTDIIAFASFILAWEFPIFKTMGIIAPLAVVIVLLASLTFIPAITVLIGDKPAFWWPRHIEHHLSNVNLHERSRIAEWAVKHAKIVVVIALLLAVPAAYNFANFNGTHDIKLFIPKDSETYNFLQLSESTVGAGVTSPTYVVIDLGHPLSDGDLKTIEALAGRISKVEGVEYVYTVTQPYGRPVNVSVKELKSIGGDRYLSRDGTKVLIQVTGKYEATDDRSKDMVREIRGIVKGEEESGVIKSGMVGGNTALALDLSDLINDVFWHRIFPVALLLMFLSLIPTLKGLPAVITTIGTIAVGVLLSITVSSWLFERVFGQQVMWFLPMMVFVVLMGVGIDYNSFYLVKARDEFERRSARDALVVAAGTMDTLVVGLAAVLAVTYGSLMTGATWGIREIGFALAVGVLLTATAAVYLIGPATMALFGEKAWWPLHKGRKE from the coding sequence ATGGCGTGGAACGACTGGATCGTTAAGCATGCAAAGGCCATTGTGGCCCTCTGGATAATAGCAGTTATAGCCGCGATGCCCCTGGCTGCAAAGCTAGCCGACGTGACCAACTACAGCATGGATCAGTTCCTCCCGAAGGACGTGGAGTCCGTCAAGGTTCAGGACACCCTGGCAAAGGAGTTCCCCGAGTTCTCGACCAGCGACAACCAGACCTACATGATAGTGAGTGGAGTGGACGTGAACGACCCCGCGACGAGAGAAGCCTACGAGCGCTTCAAGGCCGAAGCAAATTCCTACGGCTCGGATTTCACTTCCTACTACGATGCCGTTGATATGCTTCACAACAGATCCTATGAGATAGCGCTCAACCTCACCAAAACGGCTGCCAACTTGACCGGGCTCTTGTATATATCCGCCATAAACGCCAGCAACGCCTACGGGGCCCTTCTCTCCCAGGTTGAGAACCTCAGCGAGCAGGTCAAGACCCTCAATGGAACCGTCCCCCAGCTGGCCAGAGCCTACCTGGCGCTTGAGGCCAACCTGACGGTTCTCTACAACCAGAGTCTCGCCCTCAGGAGTGCCATCAACGAGACCGATAAGGCCTACGTGGCTCTCCACGAGAACCTCACCGGGGCCAGCGAACAGCTGAAAGCGCTGAACTCCACGATAGCCGGGCTAAACGTCGGCCTCTACAACCTGAGCGATAACTACGCGGGAACTTACCTCGGAACGATAGGAGCCTACGACGCCCTCGTCCAGGCGGGGGCCTACGGGAGGGGCCTTGATCAGGCAACGGCGCAGGCCATAGCTGAAAAGCTCGGCGTTCCAGTTGAGTTCGTTTACGCGGTTTACAACTCCACCTACCCGGCCTACTCCACCTACGGGGCCGGCGCGATAACCGACGGTTTCCTGGCCAACGTTACCAAGGCGATGGTTCTTGGCCATGTTGGCGACCCGATGGATAAGCAGCTCGCAGAGGCTTACTCCATTGCCTTTTATCAGGGCGTCGTGGCATTCGACGGCAAAGCTGGAAGCGACTATGCTCTAATCAACCTTGGCAAGAACGCGGCCAAGCCCGTCGAAGAAATAGCGGGTGAGGCCCTCAATAATCTCCCCGGTATCATCGGAAAGGCCGGCGGAAGCTACGAAGTTCCAGGCTTCGGAGAGGTTCCGGCGGAGACTTTGGCCTACATCGTGAACGTCTCGATAAGTCTTGGAAGAAACCCAGCACCGCCAGCCATTGAGAACGCGACTATCGAGGTTGCCAAGGCCATTATGGCCGGAAGCCCTCTTCTGGAGATGCCAAACCCAGACGAGGTACTCAGGACGCTCCTCGTCTACGGACCGACCATGGAGCTTGAAGAGAGCCTGCTCGTTGGTGCCCTGAAGGACAAGCTTCCTGTGGAGCAGAGAGCTTTAGCAGAACCAATGGCCAGGATCGTTGTGAGCTTCGACGCCAACGCCACCGGCGTTCTGGCCGAGAACCCTGCCCTGCTGAAGAAGGGCACAGTCTCCCTGCTCGCGGAGGTACTGAAGGAGAGTGGCGTTGGGCTCCCGGAGAGCGTTATTGGCAAGGTCTACGACTCCAGCGGGAACGTCAGGCCAGTAGCGAGGGAGCTTTTAATCCCGGAGACAGCGGAAAGAGTCGGAGACGAGGAAACCGCCAGAGTTATCGTCGACGCCGTTCTCAAGAACCCGAGGGAGCTGGCGGGGGGTGTTGGCGTTAAGGAGACGGTCAGGGAGATAATTACGGCGCTGGCAGGAGATGTCCCGGTGGACATAGGAAAGGCCGTGGACGGGGTTTACGCCGGCAAGAGTCCGGAGGAGATAGCCTACACCCTGTTCGAACAGGGCGTTGATGAGAAGCTCGCCAGCGTCAGCGCACCCGAGGAAGTGAAGGAGACGCTGAGGGAGATAATGCTGACCGTTGCCAGGGACTACCCGATGAGCGACTCCCGGATTGAGGCCCTGGTCAGGGAGGAGGCCGTTAAGCTCGTCGAGAAACTCATCAGGGAGATTGACCTCGGAGTTCCGCTCCACATCAACGCGACCAGGCTTGTGGAGATCGCTTTCAAATTCAGGGACGATCCAGGAGCAATTACCAGGGAGGACGTCAAGCCCATTGAAGAGCAGGTCTACCCGTCCATTTACAGCCTCGCAGAGAGTTACATCGGCATGCTCAAGAGTCCGGACAACAGGACGATGCTGATACTCTTCGTCCCCAAGGGTCTCGAGGGAGTCAGCGACCTGGAGAAGCAGAGCAAAGCGCAGTACGAGAGCTCTCTGGAGGCAAAGGGGATTGCGCTGAGGGAGTTTGGGAAGGTCTCACCGGAGGTTAAGGCCTACGTCACCGGAACCCCCATCCAGACCTACGAGGCCATCAAGTACGGCAAGGAGGACAACGACAAGACCACCAAGTTCAGCATAGCGGGGGCACTGCTCGTGCTCCTGGTACTCATGGGTGCGGCTCTGCTGGCGACGCTCCTCCCCTTCACCGGCGTGGCAACGGCAACGCTCACCGCTCTGGGAATCCTGTACCTGCTCGCGAAGGGAGACTACCTCGACGTCGGGAGCTGGGCCCAGATGCTGACCGTCACGACGGCGCTCGGACTGGGGATAGACTACTCCACCTACTACCTGCACAGGTTTAGAGAGTACCTCGCTGAAGGCTACGACCACAGCAAGGCCGCGAGCGAGGCGTTAAAGAGGGCGAAAGATGCCGTCCTCGCGAGCGCCTCAACGGACATCATAGCCTTCGCGAGCTTTATCCTGGCCTGGGAGTTCCCGATATTCAAGACCATGGGCATCATAGCGCCCCTCGCCGTCGTTATAGTCCTCCTCGCCAGCCTGACCTTTATTCCAGCGATAACGGTCCTCATAGGCGACAAGCCGGCCTTCTGGTGGCCGAGGCACATCGAGCACCACCTCAGCAACGTAAACCTCCACGAGAGGAGCAGGATCGCGGAGTGGGCCGTTAAGCACGCCAAGATAGTGGTGGTCATTGCTTTGCTCCTGGCCGTTCCCGCGGCCTACAACTTCGCCAACTTCAACGGAACCCACGACATAAAGCTCTTCATTCCCAAGGACAGCGAGACATACAACTTCCTCCAGCTCAGCGAGAGCACGGTTGGTGCGGGCGTTACTTCACCGACTTACGTCGTCATAGACCTGGGCCACCCGCTGAGCGATGGCGACCTCAAGACCATCGAGGCGCTCGCGGGAAGGATTTCAAAGGTGGAGGGCGTCGAGTACGTCTACACCGTGACCCAGCCCTACGGGAGGCCCGTGAACGTCAGTGTGAAGGAGCTGAAGTCCATTGGCGGCGACCGCTATCTGTCCAGGGACGGCACCAAAGTGCTGATTCAGGTAACCGGGAAGTACGAGGCCACCGATGACCGCTCTAAGGACATGGTGAGGGAGATAAGGGGGATAGTGAAGGGCGAGGAAGAGTCGGGGGTAATAAAGTCCGGGATGGTCGGGGGCAATACCGCTTTAGCCCTCGACCTCAGTGACCTTATCAACGACGTCTTCTGGCACAGGATCTTCCCGGTGGCACTGCTGCTGATGTTCCTCTCGTTGATACCGACCCTCAAGGGACTGCCAGCGGTTATAACCACCATAGGCACCATAGCAGTCGGCGTGCTCCTCAGCATAACGGTCTCCAGCTGGCTCTTCGAGAGGGTCTTTGGCCAGCAGGTCATGTGGTTCCTGCCCATGATGGTCTTCGTGGTGCTCATGGGCGTTGGCATAGACTACAATAGCTTCTATCTCGTCAAAGCAAGGGACGAGTTCGAGCGCAGGAGCGCGAGGGACGCGCTGGTGGTCGCTGCCGGAACGATGGACACCCTCGTCGTCGGCCTCGCGGCGGTGCTGGCGGTGACCTACGGCTCGCTGATGACTGGGGCGACCTGGGGCATCAGGGAGATAGGCTTCGCCCTGGCCGTTGGAGTCCTGCTAACTGCCACAGCGGCAGTTTACCTCATCGGCCCGGCCACGATGGCGCTCTTCGGAGAAAAGGCCTGGTGGCCACTGCACAAAGGAAGGAAAGAGTAG
- a CDS encoding AEC family transporter: MDVYQMLALIALGYVLKRLIKDERPFYWLNLFSTRILLTLFVFGNVASKDLGYLLSIKLVFIYVLLIIALSLGLSYLYTRYFVKDEDWRGALMILSTYPNTAAMGFPIASLFLDDITPAILYSTTNSLIVLPLVTFIAAHYSSGKASIKDSLVKALKFPPTAANLLALFIVLTRVKLPSWLLEPARSIGWWSIPLLLVYFGSIINLREFRLRHLAEVGLFRSVIPFLFVLLTLRGAGDIYYAVLVEASMPPAIMANVVLAHYKLKAEEGIGVTVVLTLITLLFFMAIKALGA, translated from the coding sequence ATGGATGTCTATCAGATGCTCGCCCTCATAGCCCTCGGATACGTCCTGAAGCGCTTAATTAAGGACGAGAGGCCATTCTATTGGCTCAACCTCTTCTCCACCCGCATTCTCCTGACGCTCTTCGTCTTCGGCAACGTCGCGAGCAAGGACCTGGGCTACCTCCTGAGCATAAAGCTGGTTTTCATCTATGTCCTCCTCATCATTGCCCTCAGTCTGGGCCTCTCGTACCTCTACACGCGGTATTTCGTTAAAGACGAGGACTGGCGCGGGGCGCTCATGATACTCTCGACCTACCCAAACACCGCGGCGATGGGCTTTCCCATAGCGAGCCTTTTTCTCGACGACATAACCCCTGCGATACTCTACTCGACCACCAACAGCCTCATCGTTCTCCCGCTGGTGACTTTTATAGCGGCCCACTACTCGAGCGGAAAGGCGTCAATCAAGGACAGCCTCGTCAAAGCCCTCAAGTTTCCTCCGACGGCGGCAAACCTTCTGGCCCTCTTCATAGTCCTGACGAGGGTCAAACTGCCCTCCTGGCTCCTCGAACCGGCGAGATCAATAGGCTGGTGGAGTATACCTCTCCTGCTGGTCTACTTCGGCTCGATAATAAACCTCCGCGAGTTCAGACTGAGGCACCTGGCTGAAGTCGGTCTCTTCAGGAGCGTGATTCCCTTCCTCTTCGTCCTCCTGACGCTGAGGGGGGCCGGGGACATATACTACGCCGTCCTCGTCGAGGCCTCGATGCCCCCGGCCATAATGGCCAACGTAGTCTTGGCCCACTACAAGCTGAAGGCCGAGGAGGGAATAGGCGTCACGGTGGTGCTGACGCTCATAACCCTTCTTTTCTTCATGGCCATCAAAGCCTTAGGGGCATGA
- a CDS encoding M42 family metallopeptidase — MERIVEILRKILEIPSPTGYTKEVTAYIAQLLNENGIKTYYTNKGALVAGNHPKPELVIAAHVDTLGAMVRGIRPDGHLTFTRIGGLHLPAFEGEYCTIITRSGKRYRGTLLLKNPSVHVNKEAGKKERKEENMYIRLDELVEKKEDTEKLGIRPGDFIAFDPKFEYVNGFVKAHFLDDKASVAVLIDLMLDLGAETLEKLPVAFFFSPYEEVGHGGSSGYPPSMRELLVVDMGVVGDGVAGKETAVSIAAKDSSGPYDYEMTTKLIELAEKRDIPHMVDVFPYYGSDGSAAVRAGWDVRVALIGPGVHASHGMERTHVKGLLATKELIRAYIEEGFGV, encoded by the coding sequence ATGGAACGCATCGTTGAAATTCTGAGGAAAATCCTTGAGATTCCTTCCCCGACAGGATACACGAAGGAGGTTACAGCCTACATCGCCCAACTCCTAAACGAGAACGGAATTAAAACGTACTACACGAACAAAGGGGCGCTTGTGGCGGGCAACCACCCCAAGCCAGAGCTGGTAATAGCGGCTCACGTTGACACCCTCGGTGCAATGGTAAGGGGAATCCGGCCCGACGGGCACCTTACCTTCACGAGGATTGGCGGCCTCCACCTGCCTGCCTTCGAGGGCGAGTACTGCACGATAATCACCCGCTCGGGCAAGCGCTACCGCGGGACGCTCCTCCTCAAGAACCCGAGCGTCCACGTGAACAAAGAGGCCGGTAAGAAGGAGAGGAAAGAGGAGAATATGTACATCCGCCTGGACGAGCTCGTTGAGAAGAAAGAGGACACGGAGAAGCTCGGCATAAGGCCCGGGGACTTCATAGCCTTCGACCCGAAGTTTGAGTACGTTAACGGCTTTGTCAAGGCCCACTTCCTCGACGACAAGGCGAGCGTTGCAGTCCTCATTGACCTGATGCTCGACCTCGGTGCTGAAACTCTGGAAAAGCTCCCGGTGGCTTTCTTCTTCTCGCCCTACGAGGAGGTCGGACATGGAGGTTCGAGCGGCTATCCACCGAGCATGAGGGAGCTCCTCGTCGTTGACATGGGCGTCGTTGGCGATGGTGTCGCCGGCAAGGAGACAGCTGTATCGATAGCGGCCAAAGACTCGAGCGGCCCTTACGACTACGAGATGACGACGAAGCTCATTGAGCTTGCCGAAAAGAGGGATATCCCGCACATGGTCGATGTCTTCCCTTATTACGGCTCCGACGGGAGTGCAGCTGTCAGGGCTGGCTGGGACGTCAGGGTAGCCCTCATCGGCCCTGGCGTTCACGCGAGCCACGGCATGGAGAGGACGCACGTCAAGGGGCTGCTCGCGACGAAGGAGCTGATAAGGGCCTACATTGAGGAGGGGTTTGGAGTTTAA